Proteins from one Piscinibacter lacus genomic window:
- a CDS encoding response regulator — protein sequence MRILLVEDDPLLGDGLAAALGAQGLVVDWFTDGPQADAALAGAPYDAVVLDLGLPGRDGLHWLGRWREAGRRTPVLVLTARDALEQRIAGLDTGADDYLIKPIDAAELAARLRAVRRRVAGRSEPVWTHGPLSYRPEAKTTFWQGQAVELTARETALLELFLSHPQRVLGKELLLDKLYGWDQAAESNVLEVHIHHLRKKLHPKLLKTVRGLGYALGLAEDLA from the coding sequence ATGCGCATCCTGCTGGTCGAAGATGATCCCCTGCTGGGCGACGGCCTGGCCGCCGCCCTCGGCGCCCAGGGCTTGGTCGTGGATTGGTTCACGGACGGCCCGCAGGCCGATGCCGCCCTGGCCGGTGCGCCCTACGACGCGGTGGTGCTCGACCTGGGCCTGCCCGGCCGCGACGGCCTGCACTGGCTGGGCCGCTGGCGCGAGGCCGGCCGGCGCACCCCCGTGCTGGTGCTGACGGCCCGCGACGCGCTGGAGCAGCGCATCGCCGGCCTGGATACCGGCGCCGACGACTACCTGATCAAGCCCATCGACGCCGCCGAGCTGGCCGCGCGCCTGCGCGCCGTGCGGCGCCGCGTCGCCGGCCGCAGCGAGCCGGTGTGGACGCACGGCCCGCTGAGCTACCGCCCCGAGGCCAAGACCACCTTCTGGCAGGGCCAGGCGGTGGAGCTGACGGCGCGCGAGACGGCGCTGCTGGAGCTCTTCCTCAGCCATCCGCAGCGGGTGCTGGGCAAGGAGCTGCTGCTCGACAAGCTCTACGGCTGGGACCAGGCGGCCGAGAGCAATGTGCTGGAGGTGCACATCCACCACCTGCGCAAGAAGCTGCATCCCAAGCTGCTGAAGACCGTGCGCGGCCTGGGCTATGCCCTGGGCCTGGCCGAGGACCTGGCATGA